One stretch of Nicotiana tabacum cultivar K326 chromosome 18, ASM71507v2, whole genome shotgun sequence DNA includes these proteins:
- the LOC107772589 gene encoding 36.4 kDa proline-rich protein — protein sequence MDFSKKTSLLFISILLIISSITPILGCNHCKKHKKPKTTPNIPPINIIPSPPKETTTCPIDTLKLGACVDLLGGLVHIGIGNPVINECCPIIQGLVEIEAAVCLCTTLKLKLLNLNLYVPLALQLLLTCGKTPPPGYTCSL from the coding sequence atggattTCTCCAAAAAAACATCTCTTCTTTTCATCTCTATACTTCTCATAATTTCTTCAATCACTCCCATTCTTGGTTGTAACCATTGCAAAAAACACAAGAAACCCAAAACTACTCCCAATATTCCACCTATTAATATTATTCCATCACCACCAAAAGAGACTACTACTTGCCCTATTGATACACTTAAACTTGGAGCTTGTGTTGATCTTCTTGGTGGGCTAGTTCATATTGGGATTGGTAATCCTGTTATTAATGAATGTTGTCCAATTATTCAAGGGCTTGTGGAAATTGAAGCTGCAGTTTGTCTTTGTACAACTCTTAAGCTTAAGCTTCTAAATCTTAATCTTTATGTCCCTTTGGCACTTCAACTCCTTCTAACTTGTGGCAAGACTCCACCTCCTGGCTACACTTGCTCTTTGTAG